The Neoarius graeffei isolate fNeoGra1 chromosome 12, fNeoGra1.pri, whole genome shotgun sequence genome window below encodes:
- the npas4b gene encoding neuronal PAS domain-containing protein 4B, whose product MYRSTKGASKARRDQINAEIRNLKDLLPISDADKARLSYLHIMSLACMYTRKSVFFSQDLSSAGTQDVRPSFMSLPELSELMDTLPGFLLLLTSEGKLLYLSDNVTEHLGHSMVDLVSQSDSVYDIIDPADHFIMRSNLVPVTTPDTERLFRCRFNTSKFVRRQGSGNKVALVRARCLPLPYHASSYWTSNAVWVCFCSPLELQASNPASTRNPLPTPPAEQAFQLTSFHSQHSHDMRIQAAQECVSVYLGYDVDTLRSRSWYSLLHPRDLSHASAQHCTLVHGGERQVEMVVQVEAADHSWVWLYMVLQLQTGEHPITCQNYVISESEAWSVRQQLNSEQNQLALLYQEGLTQQVSHPLSSPEQVFTPSSSGLSAQSFDFSITVSGHSSSEELPSTSTLQSGLPLGSAPCSNFPLDENDFSQQHGSQQICLPEGTKFSTRSALTPHSSLTVMTSMACPATQTPVPLTPLSNPCMFKSNSLGELLCTPPYTPRLGGDRFMFGDDFFKPDSSSTVTQTMHSSNHPTSHSADVGVTLSVQHGSRALYEKLPPSPDSPANDECVLMALPEIRGPLYVDVPHSIHHGPPEGLLTPEASPTEQRCPAFFSQQAKDEKEKIEISLLAQYLSSVAEGFWKDRSVSTRPFSPVTLQQTFPPTMCSGEAQSTQDQDEISLLQEKIVTSLPAPYFSSPSPPPLPHSNIEHIPPAPVSTCSPGYIQEEALVSVQHLCSVQATQSTSTVGERSLESGAHDEGKALMESIMDDEMTLPASPQSSPAPENDPTPGLPCAQSLLEELVNMEPMFEAAASINPALRQQPELYQLPFQESPQHFYQDGTSDHMF is encoded by the exons ATGTACCGCTCCACGAAAGGCGCCTCGAAAGCGCGGAGAGATCAGATCAATGCCGAGATCCGCAACCTGAAGGACCTGCTGCCCATTTCGGACGCAGACAAGGCTCGCCTGTCCTACCTGCACATCATGTCCCTCGCCTGCATGTACACAAGAAAATCCGTCTTTTTTTCTCAAG ATTTAAGCTCAGCCGGGACCCAGGATGTGAGGCCAAGCTTCATGTCTCTTCCTGAACTCTCAGAGCTCATGGACACCTTACCAGGATTTCTACTCTTGCTGACAAGTGAGGGCAAACTCCTCTACTTGTCCGACAACGTCACTGAACACCTTGGGCACTCAATG GTAGATCTAGTCTCTCAGAGTGACAGTGTCTATGACATCATTGATCCAGCCGATCACTTCATCATGAGAAGCAATCTTGTGCCAGTCACTACACCTGACACAG AGCGCCTCTTTCGTTGTCGCTTCAACACTTCAAAGTTTGTGagaaggcagggttctggtaacaaGGTGGCTCTGGTGCGAGCACGCTGCCTCCCATTGCCCTACCATGCATCATCTTATTGGACCTCCAATGCAGTGTGGGTGTGTTTCTGCTCACCTCTGGAGCTCCAGGCATCAAACCCTGCCAGCACTAGGAACCCACTCCCTACCCCACCAGCTGAGCAAGCTTTCCAGCTGACCTCCTTCCACTCTCAGCATAGCCATGATATGAGGATACAGGCAGCCCAAGAATG TGTCAGTGTCTATTTGGGTTATGATGTGGACACTCTACGTTCTCGCTCCTGGTACAGCCTGTTACATCCTCGAGATCTCTCTCATGCATCTGCACAGCACTGCACACTGG TGCATGGAGGGGAGAGGCAGGTGGAGATGGTGGTTCAAGTAGAGGCAGCTGATCATTCATGGGTCTGGCTTTACATGGTCCTTCAGCTCCAGACTGGAGAACATCCCATTACCTGCCAGAACTATGTAATTAG TGAGTCTGAAGCATGGTCTGTGCGTCAGCAGCTGAACTCTGAGCAAAACCAGCTAGCTCTCCTGTACCAGGAGGGTTTGACTCAACAGGTTTCCCATCCCCTGTCTAGCCCAGAGCAAGTCTTCACCCCCAGCAGTAGTGGCTTGTCTGCTCAGTCATTTGACTTTAGCATTACTGTCTCTGGACACAGCTCTTCTGAGGAACTGCCCAGCACTTCCACTCTTCAGTCAGGCCTGCCACTGGGCTCTGCTCCCTGTTCAAACTTCCCCCTAGATGAAAATGACTTTTCCCAACAACATGGAAGCCAACAAATATGCTTACCAGAGGGCACAAAGTTCTCCACAAGATCAGCCCTTACTCCCCATTCCTCTCTGACTGTCATGACCAGTATGGCATGCCCAGCTACCCAAACCCCTGTGCCTCTAACACCTCTTTCCAATCCTTGTATGTTCAAATCAAACAGCCTAGGGGAGTTGCTTTGCACGCCCCCATACACTCCAAGACTTGGAGGAGATCGTTTTATGTTTGGTGATGATTTCTTTAAACCAGACTCATCCAGCACAGTCACCCAAACCATGCACTCATCCAATCACCCAACATCCCACTCAGCAGATGTAGGGGTGACACTATCTGTACAGCATGGTAGCAGGGCTCTATATGAGAAGTTACCTCCTTCCCCAGATAGCCCAGCTAATGATGAATGTGTCCTTATGGCATTACCAGAGATCAGAGGGCCTCTGTATGTAGATGTCCCTCATTCTATCCATCATGGTCCACCCGAGGGCCTCCTGACACCAGAGGCTTCTCCTACTGAACAGCGCTGTCCAGCATTTTTCTCCCAGCAAgctaaagatgaaaaagaaaaaattgaGATCTCCCTATTAGCTCAGTATCTCAGTTCAGTTGCTGAGGGCTTCTGGAAAGATCGCTCAGTATCTACACGTCCCTTCTCCCCTGTCACACTACAACAAACCTTTCCACCCACCATGTGCTCTGGAGAAGCTCAGTCAACACAGGATCAAGACGAAATCTCTTTACTGCAAGAAAAAATTGTTACCTCTCTCCCAGCTCCTTATTTCTCTTCCCCTTCCCCACCTCCTCTTCCTCACTCCAATATAGAGCATATTCCTCCTGCCCCAGTGAGCACCTGCTCCCCGGGATACATTCAGGAGGAGGCCCTAGTTAGTGTGCAGCACCTCTGTAGTGTCCAGGCGACGCAGAGTACCAGCACAGTTGGGGAAAGGTCACTGGAGTCAGGAGCACACGATGAGGGAAAGGCTTTAATGGAGAGTATAATGGATGATGAGATGACTCTCCCAGCCTCTCCACAGTCCAGCCCTGCTCCAGAAAATGACCCTACCCCTGGTCTACCTTGTGCCCAGTCCCTCCTGGAGGAGCTGGTCAACATGGAACCCATGTTCGAGGCAGCTGCCTCGATTAACCCTGCCTTGAGGCAACAACCTGAGTTGTATCAACTCCCTTTTCAAGAATCACCACAGCACTTCTATCAAG ATGGAACCAGTGATCACATGTTCTAA